The following is a genomic window from Falco naumanni isolate bFalNau1 chromosome 10, bFalNau1.pat, whole genome shotgun sequence.
AATACTGGAAACATTTACATCAGGACTGTACTTAAAATGGGTACCAGCTATCTTTGAGTGCTAAGTTGCTACTTTCTGgtctcagttttaaaaagatgctCTTCTGAggatgagagagaaagagggggaAACAAAAATGTGTGAGTATATAACCTATACAAAGGCACAAGAGGATGATCAAATTGAAGAGCTGGTTAGCTCAGTCCATTTCAGAAGgcttaaacagaaaaaggataCAGTTGAAGATAAGATCATGCAACTACTCCAATAGACCCTTCACAACTTTGATGGAAGAGTAATGTATGTATCACTGAAGTCAGACTTAGAATGAAGTTATCTTTATGGCTCTTTATAAAAGTGCTTCCCCTCATGCCaaagaaagtagaaataaaagccaatatttttgtgtatatatatatttgagcATACCTTGATGTGAGATAAATCTCCAAAGCCACTCTGAGCAAGATCAGAATGATTCAGATTTTTCCAAGTTTACATAAATCAAAGCCAGGGCATATGTACTCCTAGAAAGCAGTAATGAGTACTTTTTAGGTTAAACatccaaaattaaaatgaaccTTCACCACTAATGCATAAGAGGAACATGTAAGAAGTTACCGTAAAAACtaaaatacctctttttttattgcttaaatTGCATAGCATAAAACATAGTGTCGGAGAGCAACATACAcatgtattaaaaaagtaaaagtgcTGGAAGAAAGTGGAGGAATCAGCAGGTACAAAGTGCCTGCAGTTTCAGACTGGAACTTGTGTTCTGCAGTCAGCACAGTAATCATTTATTCAGAGAAAAGAGTGAAACATCTCTGAGGCTGCGCAGGCTGGCACTGATGTCACGTCTCTGCTTTAGATTGCATCTTCCCGTGTACTGGGTCATGTAGTTTTCAGGCACACGTCCCCTCCGGGACAGGATATCCACCATGTGGCTAAGCTTTGACCTGATAGTGGAGTAGTGGAATTGCCTCTCTTTATGCAGTTTTTGGAAATATTCTGCCCTGTGACTGCTAGAATATTCAAAGGACCGGAGAGAAGATACTGAGCCAGTAGAGCTTGCCAGAGAGCACTGGGATGATGATGAAGACAGGGATCGCAGACTAGAACTTGATACAGCCTTTCCAGACAGAGAAGATCCTTCTTTTGACAACTTCCTGTGAAGCAGAGGTGTTTCTGTATGCTCATCTTCCTTTGTCTGTGTCACTGCAGTcttcagcaaaactgaagtCTGAGTGCCCGTCATTCTAGCAGCAACAGAAGTTTGAGTGCCAGTTTCTGCCACTAAAGCACTGGTCTGCGTGGCAACACTACACACCATCACTGCAGGCTTCTCTTCCCATGGGCCAGTCTGAGTTGATGTGCTTTTCCGTTCCACCAAGGCCACTTGATTGCTGAACCACTCCTCTTCACAGACAGAAGAGTTGTCCAGGTTACGAGGTTTTCCTCCAGGAGTATCTTCAGCCTGATCTCGTTCTTTCAACAATTTCTTTGGAGTGCTAGCCAGTATGGCGAATTCTGCTCTCAAATTGCCTTCCACAGTATATTCTTTAGAGGACTCTGTTCTGTTCACCAGGTGATCAAACATCCCACTATTTCTGCAGCTGGACGGCCATTTAGGGCTGATGGGCATCGACTGGGCATAAAGAATCCTGAACTGAAGGTCAAAGTGTTCAACCACTTGACCTGACAAGAGCAGCAAGTTACTGCTGTTCAGCTTTCCATCGGACCACGTGAAACTGttgaaaacaaaccaagatTCACAGTTAATTGCCAGTGCATTTCAACACATACAGTTACAGATAGCAAGACCTGGCACAGAAGTGCTGTGCATAAGGAAAGTATAAAGTTGATAGACTATTCACTCTTCTTCAGGAAGAGCTCTATTTAGCCATGCCCAAGTGCTTTACTAGCAACAAGTGGCATAAAGCAGTTTTacaaagctgttttcagctttgtgtTAGTCCCACTTAGACTCAGCTAGTCCACTTGTATAccaggcaaacagcaaagttAATACATCAATCTTGCAGAACTCCCCCTTTCTGTAGCTTCACTGGGCACCAGCCAACCGCAGTACTTGCCTGTAGGAGCCTGTTGTCACTCTAATGCCATCAATTAACATGAACTTCTCATGGGATTGCCCAACAATTTTGGCACCCGACCTCAGGTAGTACGTGTTCCCCGTGAGAGTTCGAACTCTCAtcatctgtttcagaaaagcaggggaaaagtaACATCAGATTTAAGTTAACTTCCAAAAAGTTTTGATTTGCAATTCTACCTGCAAGCAACTATGCTATGCACACTTTGGAAGATAGGAACAAAATGAGCTTCCTTACATAGTCTGCATGTGAGTGTTACTAGTTACGCAGTGCTATATTTCTGTTACATTATGAAAGCCTGTGGAGAGAACAGCCAGCTTCATCAGTTACTGCCCACAAAGCTAGGAGCGTTTCCCAGCCCAGGGAAACTGTCGCTGGGGTGAACATAAGCCTGTCCAAACAAAGCAACAACAGCCATGTAGCTTATATTCAGAGAAATTAAGTAAATCACCTCAGTGACATCATTCAAacccttttaaaagaaagcaactaTGTATTAGGAAATAAATAGATGTTACCAGAGCTGTACCACCCTTGAGCTTCCcgtgtttctgttttccttagcAAGCCGCTTCTTGAGCCAAAGAATAAAGCCATTTAAAtattgcaaaattaaatgtttgaaattgTTGCTTCTTCAGGACAGGGATCACAGCATGCACTGCACCCAGAACGCCAGGTTGTTGCATAGCATGGCTGTAGCCCCTACATACGGATAGCGTGGGGTAGTAGATGTGCCTTGTCTGCATGTTTTTCACAGAGTTTCTGAGCAGTTTCATGTGTTGCACTAGAGACTGTACTGGAACCATTCAATATTGAGCCTTGATCTTCAGgaactgaaaagcatttcagaaaatccCCTTTTATATCACTTATCAAAACAACAGGATGCTTTAATCTTTCAAGGGGGtctgatgttttctttgatATCTGTAACCATCAACTGTtccacaaaaaccaaacacaagcCACACCCACCCACATTTGGTACTCACACTTTCCTGCTCAGGACAAACCCCCAAATTCTTGCACATTTCCAAGAAATGTGGTAGAAAGTCCTGGTCAAGTAGGATATAGACAGGGACTTTGCGGTTGTTATAGGCATCCTGAAGGTCACTGAAGATATCAATATCTGTGAAGGAATCCATCACAAGCGCAATCACCTGCAAGAACAGTGACAATGCTTGTTCAAGGGCTTTATTTTATACAAGGCCAGGtcattgcccccccccccccactttctcctgctgctgtcaccaagGCCAGATGCACATTTCTTTGTCCTGTAGCACAGGCCCTAGCACATTATAAAAGATTTCTACATTCCCACAATGTTTCTCTAAATTCTCTGTGTCCTGGAGTGCAAAGCGTAAGCCTGAAGAGGTTTTTCCTcatgcctgctgctgctttcttatATGATATCCTGTAATCTGGCCTTTCGGTCATGCTGGCAAAGGTATCACAGCAGAACTGGGAATCCAATGGCAAGTCGTCTCCACTCCTGTTTTCCCAGTGTGGCATACCTGCCACAGATAGCCACTGCCTGCAGGAGAATTAACTCAGATGGCCTCCTCACCATCACAGCTGAGCATCTCACAAACCCCAGCCGATTTCTCTTTGTATGGTGGGAAGGGAATGCTGTCCCTACATAAGTtaccaaaaaaatcaatgagTTATGTGACAATATATAAACTGAATATACTATTTCCAGACTCCTACTAGAGGATTCTGAGTTTCCGTCCCATCCCTTCACAAGAAATCCTTCCACTCACTCAACTCAACAGTTCTTTACAGAAGGCTGGTCCTAAGATGAGAAGACTTTTCTCTCAGAGGGCCAAAGACAAGACAACAGTCCTACATTTATGAACAATCTCTCCAGATAATTCAGAGCCACATCACACACCATTTTGGTGCTACAATTTTCACCCTTCCAAACCAGGAACACACATCTACTAGGGGACACAAAGGCATAAAGGATGTGGCTTCATGACTTACTTTTCTATTCTCCACTAGACCAGCATCAGGGACAATTACAGAACCGCTTGCAGGTACCTGGCACCTGCCCTTATTAGATAGATAAGCATGCGCTGCTGCAACACACCCAAGGCATATAGGCATGCaacacagctgctctgtgtgtggcATTGCCTGTACTCAGAGGAAACATTTCCCACAAGAACAGGCTAAGCTTTGTGTTCCCACCTGTGCCCTGCTCCCTAAGGGATTGGCTCCTATGGATGAGTTCTTAGGTAGAACACACAGTCACGCTGGTATTTCTAGATAAAGATAGTTTGTGCTTGTGCTTCTTATGTGCCTCTTGGGCTTTTCTCCACCCAATCACTTGTCTAAGTGTCaaaggaagataaagaaaagTAAGAGGCTTTTGACAAGACCAGATGAGTAAGAAAATAACTCCTGAAAACAGACAAATCATGCTAAAAACCCCTTGGAAACCCCTGGTGACTATTCAATTAACAGTACATTGGCGTTCTAATCCCAGAATTaccagctgaaaaagaaatatactttTACTCAAAATGAGCAAAAGTACAGTTAtatttagaaaagagaaagaaaaccattttctcCACACTTATCCATTCAGGATAGCAGAGGCAAGGTAGCAAGTGTCCCCCCTTAGTCGCTTAAGCTACCCCCCCTGGAGTGAGCAGAGAAGAAACTATAGAGCATCtgaattttccctttcctcacaTTAATCTGAATAACTCAGGCACAACTGAGCAACATCGTACAGCATCTGATATTCAGTAAATTATAGGGGGTCAAAACTTCTGTCCATTCTGTGCCCACAAAACCACTCCCTGGATCAGGCGTGTACacggcagcagcaggaacagcttgCCCGGCTCTCGGCTTTGTGTGATGGAAGGCATTTGGCAAGATGCTACAAGCAGGAACATTACAAACGACTATAGCTTTCTGGAGAAACAAAAGTTTTCATGGCGTTTACAAGTCACTAGACTGGTCTCATCGACCTGGTAAGGAACCTTTGAGAACTGAGTTTCCTCTGTGACCGTTTCTGGCGAGAAGCCCATCGTCCATGTCATCCTCACACACGCCCTAAGTTTCTGCACGCAGAAAGGGATGAAGCTTGGCTGCTGATTCAGGGTGTGCCATGTGCGAGCACAGTACAGGAGCCAGCGGTTGCTTCACCTGGCCACCCAAAGAGGAAGctattacatttaaattttagcTAAGCCAATTGAATGGCTGCTAAGGAGAAAGGTGGTTCCCTCCTGGGAATTACAGTTGGAGGCTGTAAGCTCAGGTAAAACGAGGAGGCACAGAGAACAGTTAGAAGTTACGACACCCCATGATTTTTAAGCCATACTCTGCAGCGGATCACAACCGCCGCGGCCGCAGGAGGGAAGCCCTGGCGAGCTGGCCTGCAGGCTGCTCGGGGCAACGAAGGAGGTGAAGGAGGGAAGCGGCGAGGCAAGGAGCCGTGATCACAGGGCGCTCTCTGTAGATGGCCTTTAGTAAGAGAAGCCGGTTTTGGTGGCGCATCCTTTAAGGGCCAGCAGGATCCACTCGCAAAGCACACCAGCTAGGAGCCTGGCACAGGGAACCTGCTTGAACACACGGGCGAGCTCAGCTCGAaccccgcggcggggccggggaggggggagccggGGTGCGCCCCGCCGGCAGGGAACCGCCGGGCTTTCGCCGAGTTAAAGCCGCTTGGTCCCCCCAGGTGTCACACGGGGGAGATGCTCATCCATCCCGGTGCTGCGTTTTGCCGCTGGGGAAGGGCCCCTCGCTCACCTGCCGGGCGGAGCGGATCTGCCGCCGCACCGCCTCCTTGCAGCCGTAGATGCTGTCCCCGCAGCCCGGCTGGAAGTGCGCCTCCACCCGCGTCAGCCCGCGGAAGGCGCCGCTGGCGAAGCCcggccagcccagctccagcgCCGGCGGCTCCAGGTCCGAGCGCTCGGGGAAGTAGGTGAGCGACGAGGCGTCGAGGGAGGCGCCGAGCGAGGGCTCGGCCGCCGGCtccggggccgcggcgggcggcaggGCGCCCCGCGCGATGGCCTGCACCTCGGGCTCCGAGAGGAACGGCGGCAGCTGCTCCCGCCGCAGGAAGGCCCGCAGCGCCTCGGGGCCGCCCgccaccagctcctccagcgCCAGCCGCTGCGCCTCGCTGTAGGGcccgggcggccgcggcggccaGCGCCCGGCGCCCTCCTCCAGGCACTGCGACGGGTTGGCCATGGCGctgcggcgcggcgcggcccgg
Proteins encoded in this region:
- the LOC121094915 gene encoding protein FAM83D-like, with product MANPSQCLEEGAGRWPPRPPGPYSEAQRLALEELVAGGPEALRAFLRREQLPPFLSEPEVQAIARGALPPAAAPEPAAEPSLGASLDASSLTYFPERSDLEPPALELGWPGFASGAFRGLTRVEAHFQPGCGDSIYGCKEAVRRQIRSARQVIALVMDSFTDIDIFSDLQDAYNNRKVPVYILLDQDFLPHFLEMCKNLGVCPEQESMMRVRTLTGNTYYLRSGAKIVGQSHEKFMLIDGIRVTTGSYSFTWSDGKLNSSNLLLLSGQVVEHFDLQFRILYAQSMPISPKWPSSCRNSGMFDHLVNRTESSKEYTVEGNLRAEFAILASTPKKLLKERDQAEDTPGGKPRNLDNSSVCEEEWFSNQVALVERKSTSTQTGPWEEKPAVMVCSVATQTSALVAETGTQTSVAARMTGTQTSVLLKTAVTQTKEDEHTETPLLHRKLSKEGSSLSGKAVSSSSLRSLSSSSSQCSLASSTGSVSSLRSFEYSSSHRAEYFQKLHKERQFHYSTIRSKLSHMVDILSRRGRVPENYMTQYTGRCNLKQRRDISASLRSLRDVSLFSLNK